TAAACTTTAAGAAAACGTCGCCACAGATCCGGGTTTTTCTTTCCGGCAAACCCTTTTTTCTCCCAGCCAAAAACCCATTTTTCGGTTACAGCTTTTTGTACATATTGGGAGTCAGTAAAAATATCAACTTCCATCCCAGGCTTTTTCAATGCTTCGAGGGCAACAATTACAGCCAGCAACTCCATGCGATTGTTGGTAGTCTTTCTGTAACCCTCAGATAGCTCTTTTCTATGTTGGCCGGAAAGCAATACTGCGCCGTATCCACCGGGCCCGGGATTGCCTTTTGCCGCTCCGTCGGTATAAATCATTATTTTCATACAAGGCAAA
The Bacteroidia bacterium DNA segment above includes these coding regions:
- the rnhA gene encoding ribonuclease HI — encoded protein: MKIMIYTDGAAKGNPGPGGYGAVLLSGQHRKELSEGYRKTTNNRMELLAVIVALEALKKPGMEVDIFTDSQYVQKAVTEKWVFGWEKKGFAGKKNPDLWRRFLKVYRLHQVRFHWVKGHAGNPLNERCDQLAVAASQKAELKIDFEYENEQ